Part of the Streptomyces antimycoticus genome, GTCGGGGGTGCGGCTTCGGTCGGGGGAAGTACGGGGGTGGTGCGGGTGTTCATCCTGCGCAGGGTCAGTATCCGGCAGTGCCCAGGTAGGGGTGGGTCCCGTCCAGGCCAGGGTTCGACCTGCCCATTTTCCTCGGCCGGCCGCGCGAGGCCGAAGAGTGCCGCGCACGACGGCCCCGCGTACGTCCGCCCGGCCCGGCCGAAGAAGCTCACGGGTGAGGACCGGCGCGGTCTGACCGCCCGCTTCCGCGGGGCACTTCGATATTCGATCGCGTGAGACGGAGGTGGCTGCCAGGCTGCGTCCATGGATCACGCGGAAGTGCTCCTCATCGGAGGGCGGGCCGGGGTCGGCAAGACGACGGTGGGGTGGGAGGTTTCGGCGTTGCTCCGAGGTGCGGCGGTCCCCCACGCAGTCATCGACGGTGACTTCATGGGGCAGGTGCATCCAGCTCCGGAAGCAGATCCACACCGTGCGGAGATCACTGAAAGCAATCTGACTGCGGTGTGGACGAACTACGCCCGCCGCGGCTACCGGCGTCTGATCTATACGAACACACTGAGCGTGGTGCCCGAGGCGACCGGCATGTTCGAGCGGGCCATGGGCAGCGGGGTGCGGATCGTGCGGGTTCTTCTCACGGCCACCGACACGACCACCCGGGAACGGCTGGAGCACCGGGAAATCGGCTCGGAACTGGAGACCGAGTGGGAGAGCAGTACCCGTAAGGCACGGTTGCTGGACCAGCGGGCCCCCGCGGACGCGGTGCGGGTGGCGACGGACGGGCGGGCTGTCGCGGACATCGCGCGCGACGTGGTGGCCGCCACCGGCTGGGCCGAGCGGCACTCCACGAGCAGGCCGTGATCAGATCGGCGGACCGGTGCGGCGGTGGCCGCGGCGGACTGCTGATCATCGGTGTGTGAAGGCTGCGACCCCGAGATCCAGGCGCAGGCGGCGGACCACCTCGCCCGGCAGAGGGTGCGGGTGACCGGGCAGCCGGTCGGGGCTGCCGCATGGCAGCAGGTGCCCTCGACGTACCTCGTCTGCGCCCAGGACCGGGGCACCCGCCGCGGCTGCAGCGGGAGTTCGCCCGCCGGGCCGGCAGCGTCGTCGAGTTCGACGCCGGCCACCACCCGTTCCTGTCCCAGCCTGACGCGGTCCGGGACCTGCTGCTGAGCCTGTGACGGCAGCCGCGGGCGAGCCGGGCCGGCGATCCGAGGGCCAGGAGGCCGCCGTGAAGCCCGGGCACCGGCGGCACCGCCATCCGCACCGCACCGAGGTCCGGATGGCGCTGCTGAAAGGCGCCGGGATCGGCGGCTCCGCATCACTCGCTGCTCCGCCGAGCGCCCGAAACGGGCTTCCTCAATAAGGTCCCCGTTGGAAGGAGCGGTCAGGCCGCGCGCGTCAGCTCGATCCGGCCGAACAGGAGGGCATAGCCGGAGGGAAGCTGGGCGAGGATACGGTCCACCAGGCCGTCTCCCGCGAGTTGCGTGACGACCTTGAGGACGGAGCCGGCGTCCCAGCGAGCGGTGGCAGGAGTGCCGCCCACCCGGGTGGCGAGGTCCTTGACGAAGCCCCAGCCGGTGAGGGGCTCGGGGGCGGGGATCTGGTCGGCGAGCGCCCGGGCCGCCTCCACGGGCAGCCGGGCGGCGAGGTCGACCCGCTCGTCGCCGGTGAGCTGCCGGCCCAGGCCGGCGAGCACGGCACGGACGACCGTCTCGGCCCGTTCACGGGTGGGGTAGGCCCCTTCGTAGCGGACCTTCTCCAGCATCTGGTCGAACGTCATCTCCGCTGCGGTCGGGGCGTATTCGGACTGGACCGGCATGGCTGGGTCGATTGCCTTTCTCGTCATGCTTGCTTGTCATGATGGTGTGCGCGAGTGATCGCGGAGATCGGGCGGAGGGCGGGAGAGGGTCGGGCGGAGGCCATGGAGGGCGGGGCAGAGGACGGGAAGGGAGCGCCCGGCCTTCCTGGCGTCCTCCGCCCGCGATGGTGAACCCCCTGGCCCCCTGGGTCAGCTCCTGATTTGCTTGCGCCCGGCGCCCTCGCCGATGGCGATCTTGCGGGGCTTGGCCCGCTCGGCGATGGGGATGCGCAGCGTCAGGACACCGGCTTCGTAGTCTGCCTCGATGCGTTCGGTGTCGAGGGTGTCGGCCAGCATCAGCTGGCGGGAGAAGACCCCGAGAGGCCGCTCGGACAGCTCCATCTGCACGTCGTCGGCCTTGGCGATCGGCCGCCGCTCCGCCTTGACGGTGAGCATGTTCCGCTCGACATCGATATCGATCGCATCGGTCGAGACGCCGGGGAGGTCGAGGGCGATCACATAGTCGTCGCCCTCACGGTAGGCGTCCATCGGCATGGTGGACGGCCTCGACCAAGTGCCGGACGAACCCATGAGCTGCTGAGTGAGCCGGTCAAGCTCGCGGAACGGGTCGGTGCGCATCAACATCGTGAAACACCTCCACTGTGCTTGTGTCCTTTGGGCGGTACCGCCAATGCGCTGTAACCTGCTTCCGTTGTAGCATGTCATCGGAACGATGACAAATGATTCTGTCGTCCATTCGATGACGAAGGAGGGACACGCCATGGCCAGCCCGGAGGAGACTCACGAACCCGGCCCCCACTCCGCCCCCACGTCGTTCCCTGCCACCTCGGCGGCGCTGGAGGCCATCAACGAGGTCGTGCGCACCGCCACCGCCCCACCAGGCCGAGGCCCGGAGCCACCCCGGACCAGCTCGGAGCAGGCCCTGGCCGCGCTGTTGCTGCTGCGGGAGGTCAGGGACCGGCTCGCCGGGTGGGAGCCGTGGCTGATCGAGACGGCTCGCGAGGCGGGCGCCAGCTGGGCCGAGCTCGCGCATCCCCTGGGCGTGGCGAGCCGCCAGGCGGCCGAGCGTCGATACCTGCGCGTACGGCCCGGAACCCCCGGTGCCACCGGCGAGCAGCGAGTGCAGGCCACCCGTGACCGCCGCGCCGCCGACCGCACCGTCACCTCATGGGCCCGGGGCAACGCAGCCGATCTGCGTCGGCTCGCCGGGCAAGTCACCGCCCTCACCGATCTGCCCGCCGAGGCCCGCGACCACATCGCCCGACTGGCGGACGCCCTCGCCCACGACGACGCCGCCCAGCTCGTCGCTCCGCTCGCCGAAGCCCATCAGCACCTGACAGCACGTCATGTCGACCTCGCGGACCGCGTCGACACCGTGGCCCGCCACGCCGACGAGCTGCGGCAAGCGAGCGGCGACCAGCGGCGCGGCACGGCCTGACCCCTCCCCGAGTCGGCCGATGCGCCGTCGGGACCCGCGCCGGAGGCGCTCGGCTACGCGACAACCAGAGGCGCCGTCGCGGCCTTCCAGGAGGAGCGGCTCATCG contains:
- a CDS encoding type III effector protein, with the protein product MASPEETHEPGPHSAPTSFPATSAALEAINEVVRTATAPPGRGPEPPRTSSEQALAALLLLREVRDRLAGWEPWLIETAREAGASWAELAHPLGVASRQAAERRYLRVRPGTPGATGEQRVQATRDRRAADRTVTSWARGNAADLRRLAGQVTALTDLPAEARDHIARLADALAHDDAAQLVAPLAEAHQHLTARHVDLADRVDTVARHADELRQASGDQRRGTA
- a CDS encoding Hsp20/alpha crystallin family protein — encoded protein: MLMRTDPFRELDRLTQQLMGSSGTWSRPSTMPMDAYREGDDYVIALDLPGVSTDAIDIDVERNMLTVKAERRPIAKADDVQMELSERPLGVFSRQLMLADTLDTERIEADYEAGVLTLRIPIAERAKPRKIAIGEGAGRKQIRS
- a CDS encoding DUF2267 domain-containing protein; translation: MPVQSEYAPTAAEMTFDQMLEKVRYEGAYPTRERAETVVRAVLAGLGRQLTGDERVDLAARLPVEAARALADQIPAPEPLTGWGFVKDLATRVGGTPATARWDAGSVLKVVTQLAGDGLVDRILAQLPSGYALLFGRIELTRAA